The following proteins come from a genomic window of Bradyrhizobium paxllaeri:
- a CDS encoding response regulator: MTPVRIALVDDHPVVLAGIRALLQGVPEVELVGEASTGATGLKAICDSSPDIAVIDLSLPDISGMELARQVGRQCPDVKIIALTVHEDRAYVHPVLEAGAKGYLLKRSAGDELLRAIRAVNQGDIYLDPAIAEKVAMNVPALALPGESDGGELSRREEDVLKLVAQGFSNKQIAGQLEVSVKSVETYKARASEKKGLHSRADIVRFGIKQGWLAAPN, translated from the coding sequence ATGACGCCCGTTCGCATTGCACTTGTTGACGATCATCCTGTCGTACTTGCCGGCATCCGCGCGCTGCTGCAGGGCGTGCCCGAAGTCGAGCTTGTCGGCGAAGCCAGCACGGGAGCCACAGGCCTGAAGGCGATTTGTGATTCCTCGCCGGATATTGCGGTCATCGATCTTTCGCTGCCTGACATCAGCGGGATGGAGCTGGCGCGTCAGGTCGGCAGGCAGTGCCCCGACGTAAAGATCATTGCGCTGACGGTCCACGAAGATCGGGCGTATGTGCACCCGGTGCTCGAAGCGGGGGCCAAAGGGTATTTGTTGAAGCGATCGGCTGGAGACGAATTGCTTCGTGCCATTCGCGCGGTCAACCAAGGTGATATCTACCTCGATCCCGCGATCGCCGAGAAGGTGGCAATGAATGTGCCCGCACTGGCGCTGCCGGGCGAGAGCGATGGCGGTGAACTGTCGCGGCGCGAGGAGGATGTGCTCAAGCTCGTGGCTCAGGGCTTCAGCAACAAGCAGATCGCCGGACAGCTCGAGGTGAGCGTCAAGAGCGTCGAGACTTATAAGGCGCGAGCCTCCGAAAAGAAGGGACTTCACAGCCGCGCGGATATCGTTCGCTTTGGCATCAAGCAGGGCTGGCTAGCCGCCCCAAACTGA
- a CDS encoding sensor histidine kinase — protein sequence MRATVIAELGSRLYSGSGRPKEGVWLFAALVLTAAIPVLLLGGWMAYITADQERSYAREAATEALTQVAHRIEGEISREMQVAETLASSAALDRGNLQDFYLEATRIVAARPLWETAALTKPDKEQVLNVLRPLGTPLGPVTDTESFNAVVRTRKPVLGGLGPYQAAIGKQLVSLRIPVIRDGELRYVLTIGLLPDQIGTILAQAGLPVGWAGTVADAREKIVARTPDTKVGKAGATTPAVQEAMARGGANSPRTQTREGVDVETVHRVLAGTDGWSVHVGVPVSELNAPVFRSLNLLFGGTAASVGLAIALGLVIAREIAQRRRMEALQSAAALLDSEKRGALAIDAAELGTWRWDLSANEFSGCTRFRTLLGLAGARSGETRWSADRIFALVEPPHRAALVSFATDCIESGRSSSVEFPIQSDDRGEYWLRAAGRAEGPPNRRHVIHGVLADIDILKRAEAERSHLLRRLASAQEEEQRRISRELHDQIGQTVTGLSLGLKALEQGLTKASNGQAATEQVRWLEQLAAQIGRDIHRTASDLRPTAIDDLGIFKAIEAYVAEWQERYGVRVDIQTVGRDNSLPADVAAVLYRLVQEGLTNVLKHASASKVSIVLEKKSEGLALVIEDDGIGFDPENVGRLASDSGRTSGLGLSGMKERVALLDGTIAVESAPGKGSTIFVQIPLEEAEIAQ from the coding sequence ATGCGCGCGACTGTGATCGCGGAGTTGGGCAGCAGGCTTTACTCTGGTTCAGGCCGGCCGAAGGAAGGCGTCTGGCTTTTCGCGGCGCTCGTTCTCACGGCAGCCATCCCGGTCCTGCTTCTCGGGGGATGGATGGCCTACATCACCGCCGATCAGGAACGGAGCTACGCTCGCGAGGCCGCTACGGAGGCGCTGACGCAAGTCGCCCACCGGATTGAGGGCGAGATCTCCCGGGAAATGCAGGTGGCTGAAACGCTTGCAAGCTCGGCTGCGCTCGATCGGGGCAATTTGCAGGATTTTTATCTCGAGGCAACGCGGATCGTAGCTGCCCGTCCGCTATGGGAGACTGCGGCGCTGACGAAGCCGGATAAGGAGCAGGTCCTGAATGTGCTGCGGCCTCTCGGCACCCCGCTCGGGCCGGTAACCGACACCGAAAGCTTCAACGCCGTTGTTCGCACACGAAAGCCGGTGCTCGGCGGCCTCGGGCCCTATCAAGCTGCCATCGGCAAGCAACTCGTGTCGCTGCGCATCCCTGTTATCAGGGATGGTGAGCTCCGCTACGTCCTGACGATCGGCCTGTTGCCCGACCAGATTGGCACCATTCTCGCGCAGGCAGGATTGCCGGTCGGATGGGCCGGCACGGTTGCTGACGCCCGGGAGAAGATCGTTGCGCGCACGCCCGACACGAAAGTCGGCAAGGCGGGCGCGACGACACCCGCCGTACAGGAAGCCATGGCGCGCGGCGGCGCGAACTCGCCCCGGACCCAGACGCGCGAAGGCGTCGATGTTGAAACCGTCCACCGCGTGCTCGCCGGCACGGATGGGTGGTCGGTCCATGTCGGCGTGCCGGTGTCGGAATTGAATGCGCCCGTATTCCGCTCGTTGAACCTCTTGTTCGGTGGCACGGCAGCGAGCGTCGGCCTTGCCATTGCCCTCGGTCTGGTGATCGCCCGGGAAATTGCTCAGCGGCGGCGCATGGAGGCGCTTCAGTCGGCGGCGGCGCTGCTGGACAGCGAAAAGCGCGGGGCGCTTGCGATCGATGCGGCCGAACTCGGGACATGGCGCTGGGATCTATCCGCAAACGAATTCAGCGGCTGCACTCGCTTCCGCACGCTTCTGGGCCTCGCGGGCGCGCGATCGGGAGAAACCCGATGGTCGGCAGACCGCATCTTCGCGCTGGTCGAGCCACCGCATCGCGCTGCCCTGGTTTCGTTCGCCACCGACTGCATCGAGAGCGGCAGATCAAGCAGCGTCGAGTTTCCGATCCAGTCGGACGATCGGGGAGAATATTGGCTGCGTGCGGCCGGGAGGGCGGAGGGGCCACCCAACCGGCGTCACGTGATTCACGGCGTGCTGGCCGACATCGACATCCTCAAGCGCGCCGAGGCCGAACGGTCTCACTTGCTTCGACGCCTGGCTTCGGCGCAGGAAGAGGAGCAGCGCCGGATTTCACGGGAACTGCACGATCAGATCGGGCAGACGGTGACCGGGTTATCTCTCGGACTGAAAGCCCTCGAGCAGGGATTGACCAAAGCCAGCAACGGCCAGGCCGCGACCGAGCAAGTGCGGTGGCTGGAACAGCTCGCTGCGCAGATCGGCCGCGACATCCATCGCACGGCCTCGGACCTGCGGCCGACGGCCATCGATGATCTCGGCATCTTCAAGGCGATCGAAGCCTACGTTGCGGAGTGGCAGGAGCGCTACGGCGTTCGTGTCGATATCCAGACTGTCGGGCGTGACAATTCGCTGCCTGCCGACGTGGCGGCTGTCCTGTACCGATTGGTTCAGGAGGGATTGACCAACGTGCTGAAGCACGCCAGCGCCAGCAAGGTGAGCATCGTGCTTGAGAAGAAGTCCGAAGGGCTGGCGCTTGTTATTGAGGATGATGGGATTGGCTTCGACCCCGAGAACGTCGGCCGGCTTGCATCAGACAGCGGCCGGACGTCGGGATTGGGTCTTTCCGGCATGAAGGAACGGGTTGCGCTGCTCGACGGCACCATCGCGGTCGAATCTGCGCCAGGAAAGGGAAGTACGATTTTTGTTCAGATTCCCCTGGAAGAGGCGGAGATCGCCCAATGA
- a CDS encoding DUF5413 family protein, translating into MKRYLIFGAIGPLVGGFLMLVATTVASGYWTDTSWSEIAKFLGAFVKTLQYSYLFGLVPALMVGAIDDILYHVRRISPVVRLLFVAAIGFAASSLLYGSRGPDTGVMQFLLYGLVGMVPAALSSWLAHKYADAPQPVHST; encoded by the coding sequence ATGAAACGCTATCTGATCTTCGGGGCTATCGGTCCGCTCGTCGGCGGGTTCTTGATGCTGGTCGCGACCACGGTCGCTTCGGGCTACTGGACCGACACCAGCTGGTCGGAGATCGCCAAGTTTCTCGGCGCCTTCGTCAAGACGCTGCAGTACAGCTATCTGTTCGGCCTCGTGCCGGCGCTGATGGTCGGCGCCATCGACGACATTCTCTATCACGTCAGGCGCATTTCTCCCGTGGTGCGGCTGCTGTTCGTCGCCGCCATCGGCTTTGCCGCATCGTCGCTGCTCTATGGGTCGCGCGGGCCGGATACCGGCGTCATGCAGTTCTTGCTCTATGGCCTCGTCGGCATGGTGCCGGCGGCACTGTCGTCCTGGTTGGCGCACAAATACGCGGACGCGCCGCAGCCGGTACATTCGACGTGA
- a CDS encoding DUF6719 family protein yields the protein MSSTANREDLAQRQRRACFEGIDEVRAIKSSPGPGHISGAAAVREAVGLAALLAALFVAQPSFAQKLYPYEPLMMDPYSTIYVNDGSCSAGKVLRVQGAPRNQRRKKSCVPMSDLQAVQHPGSAK from the coding sequence ATGTCATCCACGGCAAATCGCGAGGACCTCGCCCAACGGCAGAGACGCGCTTGCTTCGAAGGGATCGATGAAGTGCGAGCGATCAAGTCAAGCCCGGGCCCTGGGCACATCTCTGGCGCTGCGGCTGTTCGCGAGGCAGTCGGCCTCGCGGCGCTTCTGGCAGCCTTGTTCGTGGCGCAGCCGTCCTTCGCCCAGAAGCTATACCCCTACGAACCTCTGATGATGGACCCCTACTCGACCATCTATGTCAACGATGGCTCGTGTTCGGCAGGCAAGGTCCTGCGCGTGCAAGGTGCCCCTCGGAATCAGCGCCGGAAGAAGAGCTGCGTGCCGATGAGCGATCTACAGGCCGTTCAGCACCCCGGCTCCGCCAAGTAG